A portion of the Gemmatimonadales bacterium genome contains these proteins:
- a CDS encoding MG2 domain-containing protein gives MRAPLLAAAVAMSGLAASQPQSLHVIRVAPTGSAEPTAVVTVTFDRPVAGSLDGTVDPRTIFTIAPPVDGKVEWRDPITLRFTPAAPLAAGSSYAVTIAPSFQAMDGSRLAQAYRFTFRVGGPRVLTGGPADAPWGSRYLRPDAQFELVVSGPADVGLASRLAYLELDNTCNAPTVVHLNAVTQRPIGDKDERYRYAGGYDRSVPTQALRRVIRLVPERALPGSCSGRLVAPGSLDSTSAAPSHRWSFATYGPLGATVGCTGGPDCPAGYVVLRFSTPVRGSEVRRAVALSATTPFTLSDTTAEQAEWVLEAPLRARTGYTVTVDSTLRDVFGQRLPHRQVLTLTTTGYAPSLDYPTGSMLVERQGFRTVAVKHVNTDTLFVTLAPVPPSLEARVLATPEWNLADAWTAVAAGATTRAVAVTGPRDAPLVSAVKMPAYNAARPDAPTLALMRVARSRDDSSAARRQLALVQVTDLGVAVRIGAEEAVVWVTTVHDGLACPRATVTLYDRRGRVRATGTTDLQGLVRFTALPPDTSGTEQARRFGAGFDGYVAVTLASDRAVVPLTSYAWELSPWRFNVAAADPRARIPAAAAVFTERGIYRPGETVHAKAIVRTGSLGALRVPSRGDSLHWVFYDREDGTLRDTTVAVSAFGTAEQTLGVAADLPLGTYRVGVGLKRDGEWTELATAYYRVAEYRPPEFLVSVAADTGPHFAGDTLSGTVEARYLFGAPMARAAVSWEVRQSPLNPWALDIPGTDGWYLGESGWWWEDEEEEPTARVVASGTDTLDATGHLALRVPAGEAQKGRGSRVAIAATVTDVNRQTVTATATSTVHPAAFYVAARPLGDEYFWTAGQPVAIAVAAVAPDGRRVPGVAVHGTIVRREWHRVQREREGLDEQVGEWVPDTVARCDLVTAADSVPCRFTPAQGGSYVIGFRAADGAGRAASTTFYRWATGAGWVPWGDETQFKMDVIPDRTRYDVGDTATVLFASPFTDAEAWVTVEREGIIQQRRIRIVSGSTSLKLPLTEAYVPNAFVSIVVARGRTGPGGSIGDPGRPTIRVGYAQLVVTPRVKRLAVEVRPLAAEYRPGDSARVRLHVRDSGGTGRRSEVTLWAVDEGVLSLTGYRTPDPVALIYQPRGVAMHLASDLVSVAAQVLDSEGISIKGDQSPGGGGGLEAGDVLRSRFASTAFFLGTVVTDSAGDAVAAAKLPDNLTTFRVMAVAVTAGDRYGSGESSLLVTRPLLARPALPRFLRRDDDFVAGVVVNQRGGLTPTVTVTARARGTALGDSSVKTATLAAGRGTEVRFAFRDTTTDTAVFRFDVAGGGDSDAVLTRLPVRPSHAPRAHTVSGVLQSRATAELALPGDIDPERSQLAVGLGTTPLAVIGGMYRWLSVYPYDCSEQVADELLAVVALVRAGGAAGPSGYAPPNALPQIAEGVATLSRRQRADGGIGLWSADDWTTPWLSAYAGEALLAARRAGVSVRDTVVAALATYLQRTLHQKQRPVGPLFRWFTDLRIRLAENVAAADYLSRLGHPDVAAENELLRVAPQLAWEDRVRLAEIVARRGAVDAARTLLAPIWAAVRIEGRRAVLSDSTRRSFYFWSPRRPAARLLSATLAVDSASPLVGPLVETVVEQGRAASGSWWNTQDYGAAVEALADFSARQQRAAERGFTVSGPGGTVVYHSDGGSGAPAAISRNLAGLLADGPNGTKRLSLDLAAPGADSTAPLFYYVTVSEVPKQRPVNPDQQGIAVERWYEDYATGQPIVRAPEGALVRVRLRITLPAERRFLALEDPLPAGLEAVDLSLRTAGLPGPGANAEPAAPEGEEEEEPQEQGGYLYDWYYGSWDAGWWSPFDHRELRDDRVVYVATYLWRGTYTATYVARATTPGVFVRPPAHAEEMYNPAVQGRSDGGVFTVTPKSP, from the coding sequence ATGCGCGCTCCCCTGCTGGCCGCCGCCGTCGCGATGAGCGGCCTGGCGGCATCGCAACCGCAGTCCCTCCACGTCATCCGGGTCGCGCCCACGGGGTCCGCCGAGCCCACCGCGGTCGTCACCGTGACGTTCGACCGCCCGGTGGCCGGCTCGCTCGACGGCACGGTGGACCCGCGCACGATCTTCACGATCGCGCCGCCCGTGGACGGCAAGGTGGAGTGGCGTGACCCGATCACGCTGCGCTTCACGCCCGCCGCGCCACTCGCGGCCGGCTCGAGCTACGCCGTGACGATCGCGCCCAGCTTCCAGGCGATGGACGGCAGCCGGCTGGCGCAGGCGTACCGATTCACGTTCCGCGTCGGGGGCCCGCGGGTGCTGACCGGAGGCCCCGCGGACGCGCCGTGGGGCAGCCGCTACCTGCGGCCGGACGCGCAGTTCGAGCTGGTGGTCAGCGGACCGGCCGACGTCGGGCTGGCGAGCCGGCTCGCCTACCTGGAGCTCGACAACACCTGCAACGCGCCGACCGTCGTCCACCTCAACGCCGTCACCCAGCGGCCGATCGGCGACAAGGACGAGCGCTACCGCTACGCGGGCGGCTACGACCGCTCCGTTCCGACCCAGGCGCTGCGGCGCGTGATCCGGCTGGTGCCGGAGCGCGCGCTCCCCGGCAGCTGCTCGGGCCGCCTCGTCGCGCCCGGGAGCCTGGACTCGACCAGCGCCGCGCCGAGTCACCGCTGGAGCTTCGCCACCTACGGGCCGCTCGGCGCCACGGTGGGCTGCACCGGCGGGCCCGACTGCCCCGCGGGCTACGTGGTCCTGCGGTTCAGCACCCCGGTGCGCGGGTCGGAGGTGCGGCGCGCCGTGGCGCTGAGCGCGACCACGCCGTTCACGCTGTCCGACACCACCGCCGAGCAGGCGGAGTGGGTCCTGGAGGCGCCGCTCCGGGCCCGCACCGGCTACACCGTCACCGTGGATTCCACGCTGCGGGACGTGTTCGGCCAGCGGCTGCCGCACCGCCAGGTGCTGACGCTCACCACCACGGGGTACGCGCCGTCGCTCGACTATCCGACCGGCTCGATGCTGGTCGAGCGGCAGGGCTTCCGCACCGTCGCGGTCAAGCACGTCAACACCGACACCCTGTTCGTGACGCTGGCCCCGGTCCCGCCGAGCCTCGAGGCCCGGGTGCTCGCCACGCCCGAGTGGAACCTGGCGGACGCGTGGACCGCGGTCGCGGCCGGGGCCACGACGCGCGCCGTGGCCGTGACCGGACCCCGCGACGCGCCGCTGGTGAGCGCGGTGAAGATGCCGGCGTACAACGCCGCGCGCCCCGACGCGCCGACCCTCGCCCTGATGCGCGTCGCGCGCTCGCGCGACGACAGCTCGGCGGCGCGCCGCCAGCTCGCCCTGGTGCAGGTCACGGACCTCGGCGTCGCGGTCCGGATCGGCGCCGAGGAGGCGGTGGTGTGGGTCACGACGGTGCACGACGGCCTTGCCTGCCCGCGCGCCACGGTGACGCTGTACGACCGGCGGGGCCGCGTGCGCGCGACCGGCACCACCGACCTGCAGGGCCTCGTCCGGTTCACCGCCCTGCCGCCCGACACCTCGGGCACCGAGCAGGCCCGGCGGTTCGGCGCCGGCTTCGACGGCTACGTCGCCGTGACGCTGGCGAGCGACCGCGCCGTCGTCCCGCTCACCAGCTACGCGTGGGAGCTGAGCCCCTGGCGCTTCAACGTCGCCGCGGCCGATCCGCGCGCCCGGATCCCCGCCGCCGCGGCGGTCTTCACCGAGCGCGGCATCTACCGGCCCGGCGAGACGGTCCACGCCAAGGCCATCGTGCGCACCGGCAGCCTCGGCGCGCTCCGGGTCCCGAGCCGCGGCGACTCGCTGCACTGGGTGTTCTACGACCGGGAGGACGGGACCCTCCGCGATACGACCGTGGCCGTGTCCGCGTTCGGCACCGCCGAGCAGACGCTCGGCGTCGCGGCCGATCTGCCGCTCGGGACCTACCGGGTGGGCGTCGGGCTCAAGCGGGACGGCGAATGGACCGAGCTGGCGACCGCGTACTACCGCGTGGCGGAGTACCGCCCGCCCGAGTTCCTGGTGAGCGTCGCGGCGGACACCGGCCCGCACTTCGCCGGCGACACGCTCTCCGGCACCGTCGAGGCCCGCTACCTGTTCGGCGCGCCGATGGCGCGCGCCGCGGTGAGCTGGGAGGTGCGGCAGTCGCCGCTGAACCCGTGGGCGCTCGACATCCCCGGCACCGACGGCTGGTACCTGGGCGAGTCCGGGTGGTGGTGGGAGGACGAGGAGGAGGAGCCGACCGCCCGCGTGGTGGCGAGCGGCACCGACACCCTCGATGCGACCGGGCACCTGGCGCTGCGCGTGCCGGCGGGCGAGGCGCAGAAGGGCCGCGGCTCCCGCGTCGCCATCGCCGCGACGGTGACCGACGTGAACCGCCAGACCGTCACGGCGACGGCGACGAGCACCGTGCACCCGGCGGCGTTCTACGTCGCGGCCCGGCCGCTGGGGGACGAGTACTTCTGGACGGCCGGCCAGCCGGTGGCGATCGCCGTGGCCGCGGTCGCGCCGGACGGCCGGCGCGTCCCCGGCGTGGCGGTGCACGGCACCATCGTGCGGCGCGAGTGGCATCGGGTGCAGCGGGAGCGCGAAGGCCTCGACGAGCAGGTCGGCGAGTGGGTGCCCGACACCGTCGCCCGCTGCGACCTCGTGACCGCGGCCGACTCGGTGCCCTGCCGGTTCACGCCCGCGCAGGGAGGCTCGTACGTGATCGGGTTCCGCGCCGCCGACGGCGCGGGCCGCGCGGCGTCCACCACCTTCTACCGCTGGGCCACCGGCGCGGGGTGGGTGCCGTGGGGCGACGAGACGCAGTTCAAGATGGACGTGATCCCCGACCGCACCCGCTACGACGTGGGCGACACCGCCACGGTCCTGTTCGCCTCGCCGTTCACCGACGCGGAGGCCTGGGTCACGGTGGAGCGCGAGGGGATCATCCAGCAGCGGCGGATCCGGATCGTGTCGGGGTCGACCTCGCTCAAGCTCCCGCTCACCGAGGCGTACGTCCCCAACGCGTTCGTGTCCATCGTGGTGGCCCGCGGCCGCACCGGCCCGGGCGGCAGCATCGGCGACCCCGGGCGCCCCACGATCCGGGTGGGCTACGCGCAGCTGGTGGTGACGCCGCGCGTCAAGCGGCTCGCGGTCGAGGTCCGGCCGCTGGCCGCCGAGTACCGGCCGGGCGACAGCGCGCGGGTACGGCTCCACGTGCGCGATTCGGGCGGCACCGGACGGCGGAGCGAGGTCACGCTGTGGGCGGTGGACGAGGGCGTCCTGTCCCTCACCGGCTACCGCACGCCGGACCCCGTCGCGCTCATCTACCAGCCGCGCGGCGTGGCGATGCACCTCGCCTCCGACCTCGTCTCGGTCGCGGCCCAGGTGCTCGATTCGGAGGGGATCTCGATCAAGGGCGACCAGTCGCCCGGCGGCGGGGGCGGCCTCGAGGCCGGCGACGTGCTGCGCTCGCGCTTCGCCTCCACCGCGTTCTTCCTCGGCACGGTCGTGACCGACTCCGCGGGCGACGCGGTGGCCGCCGCGAAACTGCCCGACAACCTCACCACCTTCCGCGTGATGGCGGTCGCCGTCACCGCGGGCGACCGGTACGGGAGCGGCGAGTCGAGCCTCCTGGTGACGCGCCCGCTGCTGGCGCGGCCGGCCCTGCCGCGGTTCCTCCGCCGCGACGACGACTTCGTCGCGGGCGTGGTCGTGAACCAGCGCGGCGGCCTGACGCCGACCGTGACCGTCACGGCCCGCGCGCGGGGCACCGCGCTCGGCGACTCGTCCGTCAAGACCGCGACCCTCGCGGCCGGCCGCGGCACCGAGGTGCGGTTCGCCTTCCGCGACACCACCACCGATACGGCCGTCTTCCGCTTCGACGTCGCGGGGGGCGGCGACTCCGACGCGGTGCTCACCCGGCTGCCCGTCCGCCCGTCCCACGCGCCCCGGGCGCACACCGTCTCGGGCGTGCTGCAGAGCCGGGCCACCGCCGAGCTGGCGCTGCCGGGCGACATCGACCCCGAGCGCTCCCAGCTCGCCGTCGGTCTCGGCACCACGCCGCTCGCGGTCATCGGCGGGATGTACCGCTGGCTCTCCGTGTACCCCTACGACTGCTCCGAGCAGGTCGCGGACGAGCTGCTGGCCGTGGTCGCCCTGGTGCGCGCCGGCGGCGCCGCGGGCCCGAGCGGCTACGCGCCCCCCAACGCGCTGCCGCAGATCGCGGAAGGGGTCGCGACCCTGAGCCGCCGCCAGCGTGCCGACGGCGGCATCGGCCTGTGGTCCGCGGACGACTGGACCACGCCCTGGCTCAGCGCCTACGCGGGCGAGGCCCTGCTCGCCGCCCGCCGCGCCGGCGTGAGCGTGCGCGACACGGTCGTCGCTGCCCTGGCCACCTACCTGCAGCGCACGCTCCACCAGAAGCAGCGGCCGGTGGGACCCCTGTTCCGCTGGTTCACGGACCTGCGCATCCGCCTCGCGGAGAACGTGGCCGCGGCCGACTACCTCAGCCGGCTCGGCCACCCCGACGTGGCCGCCGAGAACGAGTTGCTGCGCGTCGCGCCGCAGCTTGCGTGGGAGGACCGCGTGCGGCTGGCGGAGATCGTGGCACGGCGCGGCGCCGTGGACGCGGCGCGCACCCTGCTCGCGCCGATCTGGGCGGCCGTCAGGATCGAGGGCCGGCGCGCCGTGCTCTCGGATTCCACGCGGCGCTCCTTCTACTTCTGGTCGCCGCGCCGCCCGGCGGCCCGCCTCCTCTCCGCGACGCTCGCGGTGGACTCGGCGAGCCCGCTGGTGGGCCCGCTGGTCGAGACGGTCGTCGAGCAGGGCCGCGCGGCGAGCGGATCGTGGTGGAACACCCAGGACTACGGCGCCGCGGTCGAGGCCCTCGCCGACTTCAGCGCGCGGCAGCAGCGGGCGGCGGAGCGCGGCTTCACGGTCTCGGGGCCCGGCGGCACCGTCGTCTATCACTCCGACGGCGGGAGCGGGGCTCCGGCCGCGATCTCGCGCAACCTCGCGGGCCTGCTGGCCGACGGGCCCAACGGCACCAAGCGCCTCTCGCTCGACCTCGCCGCGCCGGGCGCCGACAGCACCGCGCCCCTCTTCTACTACGTGACCGTCTCGGAGGTACCGAAGCAGCGCCCCGTGAACCCCGACCAGCAGGGCATCGCGGTCGAGCGGTGGTACGAGGACTACGCGACCGGCCAGCCGATCGTCCGCGCACCGGAGGGCGCGCTGGTCCGGGTGCGGCTGC